Within Fibrobacter sp., the genomic segment TTACTCACAATTTCCTCTTTTACTGACATCTATCACCCTATAACCATGAATTTTCGGGCATATCCGCGTGGAAGTGCAATTATCCAGGAATGACGGAGAACAAACAACTCCACTTGTGCGTCATTTCGTTCCTTTGTCCCGCGATTCTTTCCAAGTCGCAGTGTTTTCATGAAGAATGAATTATTGACTTTCAATGACCTACCTCAGGTCGTTGCCCAGCTTCGGGATGAAGTGATGGGCATGAAGGTGGCACTGCTGAACCTTCAGAACGGAACAACTCAGCAGAAGAGAGAGAACACACATCGTCCCATGAGCGTAGAGGAAGCAGCCGAATACACACGTCTGCCCCTTGGCACCATGTATCAGAAGCTGGCAGAGGGTATCATCCCTGGCACCAAGCCCGGCAAGCGTTGGGTCATCTATCAGGATGAGCTCGACAAGTGGCTTGATGCCAACCGCAAGAACGAGGTGCCCATGTCTGCCGATGAGTTCAATGCTGCTGTCCTCGCCTCTCATCGTCGCAAGCCAAAGAATGTACGCGTATGATGTTAGACAACGAGATCTGGCTCCCCCTTTCATTAGATGAGAGGGAGAGCG encodes:
- a CDS encoding helix-turn-helix domain-containing protein, whose amino-acid sequence is MKNELLTFNDLPQVVAQLRDEVMGMKVALLNLQNGTTQQKRENTHRPMSVEEAAEYTRLPLGTMYQKLAEGIIPGTKPGKRWVIYQDELDKWLDANRKNEVPMSADEFNAAVLASHRRKPKNVRV